A window of Kribbella voronezhensis genomic DNA:
AGCTCCCGCTCCGGGTTCACAGCGCTCCTTCGGTGGATAAGCTTGGCAGCCGAGCATAGATTGCGAGTCGCGATGGGCGAGCCGGACCACTGGGGCAAAGCAGGTCTCGCCGTACTACGTGCCGCGTCCAAGGACGCTCCTCGCCAACCGGGCGTCTATCTCTTCCTTGGCGAAGGCAACGAAATCCTCTACGTGGGCAAGGCCGGCAACCTCAGCCGGCGCCTTCACCAGCACGCGGCGGCCGAACCATCGGGATCGCAGCTGCATCAACGCTACGACCTCGTACGCCGAGTCGCTTGGGAACTCGCCGACGACGAAGAGGCCGCGGTCTGGCGGGAAGCGGACCTGATCTTCGCACTCCGGCCGCCGTTCAACGCCAACACGGGTCTCCGCGCGACCGACCCCGCCGCGACCGAAGCACCCGCGCCGTACATCGTCGTCCGCGAGGTGGCGCCGGGCCTGCTCAGTTTCACCTTGGAGCCTGTGGTCCCCAAGGAAGGTCGTGCTTACGGTTGCTTTCCACACTTGGGCAAAGGCGTCGCCTCCCGCCTCGGCATCGCCTGCAGCGACGGCTACACCGCGCTCTTGCGGTTGCTCTGGGCGGCAGCGGACGAAGGCAGCCACATGCCCGCAGCCATCACCAGGTCGGCGCCACCGTCGTACAAGGTGTCGGCTCCGCCAGGCGACGGCTTGCAGCGCCTTCTCTCCGGTATGAACTCTCGCCTCGCGGGCGAGTTGCTTCAGGCCGCGTTCCATCGACCAGAGTTCATGCAGCCGGCCCTGCGCCGCGACCACGATGCCGTACTGCGCTTCTTCG
This region includes:
- a CDS encoding nucleotide excision repair endonuclease, with translation MGEPDHWGKAGLAVLRAASKDAPRQPGVYLFLGEGNEILYVGKAGNLSRRLHQHAAAEPSGSQLHQRYDLVRRVAWELADDEEAAVWREADLIFALRPPFNANTGLRATDPAATEAPAPYIVVREVAPGLLSFTLEPVVPKEGRAYGCFPHLGKGVASRLGIACSDGYTALLRLLWAAADEGSHMPAAITRSAPPSYKVSAPPGDGLQRLLSGMNSRLAGELLQAAFHRPEFMQPALRRDHDAVLRFFAAGPQLLRTRRLRHQVRTRVLTPETYKHLVYKEISPVLAQASGE